The Bombus vancouverensis nearcticus chromosome 2, iyBomVanc1_principal, whole genome shotgun sequence genome window below encodes:
- the LOC117166419 gene encoding arylsulfatase B isoform X1 — protein sequence MYSLQRIVGYRTVILLLYHEPDFEMNLALILQFFTVLFLSELIVTAVGTVFFTSLFSRPKVQINFQPPETKQKPHIIIILADDLGWNDVSFHGSDQIPTPNIDALAYNGIILNNHYVPALCTPSRSALMTGKNPIHLGMQHSVLYPTEPRGLPLSEKLLPQYLQEIGYKTHAVGKWHLGYFKKQYTPTYRGFDSHFGYWNGLEDYYTHIAQEPDPLYNEYKGFDMRRNLTVAWDTAGKYATDLFTNEAVRLINEHDTERPMFLYLAHLAVHKGNENQLLRAPDEEIAKFSYILDPERRIQAAVVSKLDQSVGDVMDALRSRGMLENSIVIFMSDNGAPTNGILSNQGSNYPLRGIKNSPWEGGTRGVAAIWSPLIRKSKRVSNQMMFMSDWLPTLLSAAGVDRIQLGNIDGFDLWPSLVSGKISPRSEIVINIDDLADYAAIRRGDFKYIIGRTETGIAWLGASGDPSEGVSPRYDPYKVLYSKTGVAISGIITAKQAMELNKKKKENIRIVYDTSSKTNFQEKILTSEDIIEMRKKAQIKCNVTEKNKIPCEPMIAPCLFNIEQDPCEMVNLAERNPVILTIFETILIRHRLTVIPPSNLDGDPRSNPSLWNNTWTSWAEPNPLMLAYTNIKQPEYYADQAIVVISIIFCFFVIGAIIAFKCRKTNSNNLGNPEYQNYHERVTCTIDDSEEAFSISSVVPDTRRNDTPRHGDIN from the exons ATGTACAGCTTACAACGAATAGTTGGATACAGGACAGTCATTCTTCTCCTTTACCATGAAC CTGATTTCGAGATGAACCTCGCATTGATACTACAGTTCTTTACCGTGCTATTTCTCTCGGAGTTAATAGTAACAGCCGTGGGCACAGTTTTCTTCACATCCTTATTTTCGCGGCCGAAAGTGCAAATTAACTTTCAACCGCCGGAAACTAAACAGAAGCCACATATCATCATTATTCTTGCTGATGACCTG GGTTGGAACGACGTAAGCTTTCACGGATCGGATCAAATTCCTACGCCGAACATCGACGCCCTTGCATACAATGGTATCATCTTAAATAATCATTACGTTCCGGCATTGTGCACGCCAAGCAGATCCGCTTTGATGACTGGAAAAAACCCGATTCATCTGGGTATGCAACATTCTGTTCTCTATCCGACCGAACCACGAGGGCTTCCTCTAAGTGAGAAACTATTACCGCAG TATTTACAGGAGATAGGCTATAAAACACACGCTGTGGGAAAATGGCATTTAGGATATTTCAAAAAACAATATACTCCGACGTATCGTGGATTTGACTCACACTTTGGATATTGGAACGGTCTTGAGGATTATTACACTCATATCGCgcaagaaccg GATCCACTATATAACGAGTACAAAGGCTTCGATATGAGGCGAAATCTGACAGTGGCATGGGACACTGCAGGAAAATACGCTACCGATCTCTTCACAAACGAAGCTGTGCGGCTGATTAACGAACACGATACTGAACGTCCAATGTTTCTATACCTGGCTCACTTGGCTGTCCATAAAGGTAATGAAAATCAACTGCTACGAGCACCGGACGAAGAGATCGCCAAATTTTCATACATTCTCGACCCGGAAAGAAGAATCCAAGCAG CCGTTGTATCGAAATTGGACCAAAGCGTTGGCGATGTGATGGACGCACTGCGAAGTCGCGGCATGTTGGAAAATAGCATAGTAATCTTCATGAGCGACAACGGTGCACCAACCAACGGTATACTGAGCAATCAAGGCAGCAATTACCCTCTTCGTGGC ATAAAGAACAGTCCATGGGAAGGTGGAACGAGAGGAGTCGCAGCTATCTGGAGTCCTCTGATTAGAAAATCTAAAAGAGTGTCGAATCAAATGATGTTCATGTCCGATTGGTTACCTACACTTCTGTCTGCAGCAG GAGTGGACAGGATACAACTCGGAAACATCGATGGATTCGATCTCTGGCCATCCTTGGTGTCGGGCAAAATCAGTCCCAGATCCGAAATAGTGATCAACATCGATGACCTCGCTGATTATGCTGCTATTAGACGAGGCGATTTTAAATATATCATCGGCCGGACTGAAACTGGCATCGCCTGGCTTGGGGCAAGTGGAGACCCATCCGAGGGCGTTTCCCCTCGATACGATCCTTACAAAGTGTTGTACAGCAAAACTGGTGTCGCTATTTCTGGTATTATTACCGCTAAACAAGCGATGGAactaaacaaaaagaaaaaagaaaacataagAATTGTGtacgatacttcttcaaaaacCAATTTTCAAGAGAAGATACTTACCAGCGAGGACATTATCGAAATGCGAAAAAAAGCACAAATAAAGTGTAACGTTACAGAGAAAAATAAG atCCCTTGCGAGCCAATGATAGCACCATGTCTCTTTAATATAGAACAAGATCCTTGCGAAATGGTGAATCTTGCTGAGAGAAATCCTGTGATTTTAACTATATTTGAAACGATTCTTATTAGGCACAGATTAACAGTGATACCTCCTAGTAATTTGGATGGAGATCCCAGATCGAACCCATCGCTTTGGAATAACACCTGGACCAGTTGGGCCGAACCTAATCCATTAATGCTCGCTTATACGAATATTAAGCAGCCTGAATATTATGCCGATCAGGCGATCGTAGTAATATCtatcattttttgttttttcgtcATTGGAGCAATAATTGCTTTTAAGTGTCGGAAAACTAATTCGAACAACTTGGGGAATCCTGAATATCAGAATTATCATGAAAGAGTCACTTGTACTATAGATGACAGCGAAGAAGCATTTTCCATATCTAGTGTTGTACCAGATACAAGACGAAATGATACGCCTAGACACGGAGATATAAATTGA
- the LOC117166419 gene encoding arylsulfatase B isoform X2, with protein MNLALILQFFTVLFLSELIVTAVGTVFFTSLFSRPKVQINFQPPETKQKPHIIIILADDLGWNDVSFHGSDQIPTPNIDALAYNGIILNNHYVPALCTPSRSALMTGKNPIHLGMQHSVLYPTEPRGLPLSEKLLPQYLQEIGYKTHAVGKWHLGYFKKQYTPTYRGFDSHFGYWNGLEDYYTHIAQEPDPLYNEYKGFDMRRNLTVAWDTAGKYATDLFTNEAVRLINEHDTERPMFLYLAHLAVHKGNENQLLRAPDEEIAKFSYILDPERRIQAAVVSKLDQSVGDVMDALRSRGMLENSIVIFMSDNGAPTNGILSNQGSNYPLRGIKNSPWEGGTRGVAAIWSPLIRKSKRVSNQMMFMSDWLPTLLSAAGVDRIQLGNIDGFDLWPSLVSGKISPRSEIVINIDDLADYAAIRRGDFKYIIGRTETGIAWLGASGDPSEGVSPRYDPYKVLYSKTGVAISGIITAKQAMELNKKKKENIRIVYDTSSKTNFQEKILTSEDIIEMRKKAQIKCNVTEKNKIPCEPMIAPCLFNIEQDPCEMVNLAERNPVILTIFETILIRHRLTVIPPSNLDGDPRSNPSLWNNTWTSWAEPNPLMLAYTNIKQPEYYADQAIVVISIIFCFFVIGAIIAFKCRKTNSNNLGNPEYQNYHERVTCTIDDSEEAFSISSVVPDTRRNDTPRHGDIN; from the exons ATGAACCTCGCATTGATACTACAGTTCTTTACCGTGCTATTTCTCTCGGAGTTAATAGTAACAGCCGTGGGCACAGTTTTCTTCACATCCTTATTTTCGCGGCCGAAAGTGCAAATTAACTTTCAACCGCCGGAAACTAAACAGAAGCCACATATCATCATTATTCTTGCTGATGACCTG GGTTGGAACGACGTAAGCTTTCACGGATCGGATCAAATTCCTACGCCGAACATCGACGCCCTTGCATACAATGGTATCATCTTAAATAATCATTACGTTCCGGCATTGTGCACGCCAAGCAGATCCGCTTTGATGACTGGAAAAAACCCGATTCATCTGGGTATGCAACATTCTGTTCTCTATCCGACCGAACCACGAGGGCTTCCTCTAAGTGAGAAACTATTACCGCAG TATTTACAGGAGATAGGCTATAAAACACACGCTGTGGGAAAATGGCATTTAGGATATTTCAAAAAACAATATACTCCGACGTATCGTGGATTTGACTCACACTTTGGATATTGGAACGGTCTTGAGGATTATTACACTCATATCGCgcaagaaccg GATCCACTATATAACGAGTACAAAGGCTTCGATATGAGGCGAAATCTGACAGTGGCATGGGACACTGCAGGAAAATACGCTACCGATCTCTTCACAAACGAAGCTGTGCGGCTGATTAACGAACACGATACTGAACGTCCAATGTTTCTATACCTGGCTCACTTGGCTGTCCATAAAGGTAATGAAAATCAACTGCTACGAGCACCGGACGAAGAGATCGCCAAATTTTCATACATTCTCGACCCGGAAAGAAGAATCCAAGCAG CCGTTGTATCGAAATTGGACCAAAGCGTTGGCGATGTGATGGACGCACTGCGAAGTCGCGGCATGTTGGAAAATAGCATAGTAATCTTCATGAGCGACAACGGTGCACCAACCAACGGTATACTGAGCAATCAAGGCAGCAATTACCCTCTTCGTGGC ATAAAGAACAGTCCATGGGAAGGTGGAACGAGAGGAGTCGCAGCTATCTGGAGTCCTCTGATTAGAAAATCTAAAAGAGTGTCGAATCAAATGATGTTCATGTCCGATTGGTTACCTACACTTCTGTCTGCAGCAG GAGTGGACAGGATACAACTCGGAAACATCGATGGATTCGATCTCTGGCCATCCTTGGTGTCGGGCAAAATCAGTCCCAGATCCGAAATAGTGATCAACATCGATGACCTCGCTGATTATGCTGCTATTAGACGAGGCGATTTTAAATATATCATCGGCCGGACTGAAACTGGCATCGCCTGGCTTGGGGCAAGTGGAGACCCATCCGAGGGCGTTTCCCCTCGATACGATCCTTACAAAGTGTTGTACAGCAAAACTGGTGTCGCTATTTCTGGTATTATTACCGCTAAACAAGCGATGGAactaaacaaaaagaaaaaagaaaacataagAATTGTGtacgatacttcttcaaaaacCAATTTTCAAGAGAAGATACTTACCAGCGAGGACATTATCGAAATGCGAAAAAAAGCACAAATAAAGTGTAACGTTACAGAGAAAAATAAG atCCCTTGCGAGCCAATGATAGCACCATGTCTCTTTAATATAGAACAAGATCCTTGCGAAATGGTGAATCTTGCTGAGAGAAATCCTGTGATTTTAACTATATTTGAAACGATTCTTATTAGGCACAGATTAACAGTGATACCTCCTAGTAATTTGGATGGAGATCCCAGATCGAACCCATCGCTTTGGAATAACACCTGGACCAGTTGGGCCGAACCTAATCCATTAATGCTCGCTTATACGAATATTAAGCAGCCTGAATATTATGCCGATCAGGCGATCGTAGTAATATCtatcattttttgttttttcgtcATTGGAGCAATAATTGCTTTTAAGTGTCGGAAAACTAATTCGAACAACTTGGGGAATCCTGAATATCAGAATTATCATGAAAGAGTCACTTGTACTATAGATGACAGCGAAGAAGCATTTTCCATATCTAGTGTTGTACCAGATACAAGACGAAATGATACGCCTAGACACGGAGATATAAATTGA